Below is a window of Tolypothrix bouteillei VB521301 DNA.
TATTAATAACTACAACTTGTCATTTTCAGTATATGTCTGCTGACCGCTTGTCTGGAAAACTGAAATAAAAAATGTGAGAATCTCTGATGAGTACATCGGAAGAAACCCGCATTTTTTCAGCAAATTTATCCAACACTCACTTGGTCAGTAGTGACATCGGTTGCACCCGATACTCCACTAGCAACAGAAACTATTGTGTCAAGGATATCTTGATTGGGAACGCTTCCTTTTAATACAACGGTGCTACCTGTTTGAGCAACCCAGAGGGTCTCTATCTCGCTTAATTCAGAGTTTTGGTCAAAAGCAAGTGCAACTCGTTTTGCCAGTCCACTTTGATCGTACTCTCCATTCAGACCAACTCTCTCAGGAGGAATTTCTCCACCATCGGGTGATGTTTCTACTGGTACAGGGTTTGTCTGTGCATTTTCTGGCTTTTCCAGTCCGAACAATCGTTGTAACCAACCCATATGAATAACCCAAAAACTATCACATTTGGTTATACCATACAGAGTTTTTACAGTTACCGATTGTTGGTAATCGCTCTGGGGGCAATAACATGAAGCATCAGCCCTGCATGGCGATCGCACCACAGGTGTATTGAGACAATAAAGTCTTACACTGGCGTAGCCCCCAAGCCTTA
It encodes the following:
- a CDS encoding BON domain-containing protein, whose amino-acid sequence is MGWLQRLFGLEKPENAQTNPVPVETSPDGGEIPPERVGLNGEYDQSGLAKRVALAFDQNSELSEIETLWVAQTGSTVVLKGSVPNQDILDTIVSVASGVSGATDVTTDQVSVG